GATATCATAAGCCGCCGAAACGATACCTTTATAAATTACATCGCCTTGACCGACTTTCGACCATAGATAATGAGGTCCTGTGAGCAAAGCGGTATGTTCATCCGTCTCCTCCATCGAAGATACAAGCGTCTGCAATGCGTCCGGCGAAAGCCAATCATCTGCATCCAACTCGATAACGTACTTGCCTTGGACATGATGCATCAAGTCATTTAACACGTGTGCCTTGCCGCGGTTTTGTCGGAACCGTATTACCTGAATTCTTGGGTCCTTGACCGCGGTTGCGATGTCTGCAGACGAGTCAGACGAGCCATCATCACCAACTAGCAATTGCCAGTCGCATCTTGATTGGGCCAATACCGAGCGCATCGCCCAGGCGATGTACGGTTCGTCGTTATAGACGGCCATTAACACCGACACCACCGCGGAACCCGTGGTTGCCGGAGTTGTTTCCGGCTGCTGTAAGACCCGAAAGACGTAGTCGTCTCCGTCGAGTGCGGGCGGCGAAGCACGCCCCACGCGCAGAATGCCACAGTCAGTCCAGGACCACTGTTCGATGGCATCGGATGGAAGAGAAAGCAAGATGTCAGGAATCAGGTATCGCCAACTGGGTATGGCGACACGTTTCATCGACAACAGCCTTTGCTTGAGAACGCTCACCCGCCATAGCGTCGGCCATGAAGTGCGCTCCATCCGGACCCGACTCTGCAACTTATGATGGTCACCATCTCGCTCGGGCGTGAGCACAATACAATCGGTTTCCGACCCGATGCCTTGCAAGCGTCGATACAATGCATCTCGATTTCGGGACGGCCAGACCAGAATCTCCGACGAGACCAGAACCCAGGGGCTCGTACAATGGTGGAGCGCATTCACGAACTCTGACGTCCATTGTGACGGTTTTTGT
The Alicyclobacillus curvatus genome window above contains:
- a CDS encoding glycosyltransferase family 2 protein, which gives rise to MSGGAPIDKMAKMTEWRSDIMGSTVCDVIDIRSVVPSQKPSQWTSEFVNALHHCTSPWVLVSSEILVWPSRNRDALYRRLQGIGSETDCIVLTPERDGDHHKLQSRVRMERTSWPTLWRVSVLKQRLLSMKRVAIPSWRYLIPDILLSLPSDAIEQWSWTDCGILRVGRASPPALDGDDYVFRVLQQPETTPATTGSAVVSVLMAVYNDEPYIAWAMRSVLAQSRCDWQLLVGDDGSSDSSADIATAVKDPRIQVIRFRQNRGKAHVLNDLMHHVQGKYVIELDADDWLSPDALQTLVSSMEETDEHTALLTGPHYLWSKVGQGDVIYKGIVSAAYDIHGVNPSPPVPRFYRASKIHKVGGWPTSDASSGRLFEDIAICSMLLQTHTAKCMNQPVYHRLLRHDSVSNRYRNAYPSWAGSWFTRPQ